GTATGTTGCAGGTCAAGGACGGAAGCAAAAAGGACATAGGTAGAGGGATAGTGAGAATGGATCCCGCCGACATGGGAAGGCTGGGGTTTTCCGACGGGGAGATAGTGGAAATAAAGGGAACCAGGCGCACCCCTGTCAGGCTTTTGGCGACGGACCACGATAACTGTGGCCAGGAAGCACTGTTCATGGACAACCTGACCAGAGGCAACGCCGGGCTGTCGCTGGACGATCGGGTCTCGGTACACAAGGTCCAGGTGGACTTCGCCATGGAGGTGACCATAAAGCCTATGACCACCATGCACCTACTGGAAAAAGACCTGGACCCTAAGCCCCTTAAGGATAAGATAGGGGGCCTGCCGGTGATAAAGGGAGATCGAATCAGGCTGTCTTTAGGGGGCGGTAGGGACTGCGACTTCCAGATAGTATCCACCAAGCCCGGAGGTTCGGTCATGCTAGGCCCCGCTACTGAACTGACGGTGGAGAAAAGGACCGCTGGAGACAGAAACGAAGGGATCAAGTACAAAGACATAGGAGGTCTCTCCGGCCAGCTGAGCCGAATAAGGGAGATGATAGAGCTTCCCCTCCGTTTTCCCCAGGCTTTTTTGCGACTGGGGGTCGAGCCGCCGAAAGGGGTCCTTCTCTATGGACCTCCAGGAACCGGAAAGACGGTCATAGCTAAGGCGGTGGCCAACGAGACGGAAGCCTGGTTCACCCACATATCAGGACCGGAGATCATAGGCAAATACTACGGCGAGAGCGAACAGAGGCTGAGACAGGTCTTCGAGGAGGCCCAGGCCCACGCTCCATCCATAATCTTCATAGACGAAATAGACGCCATAGCCCCTAAGAGGGAGGAGATGGGTGGAGAAAAACAGGTCGAGCGCAGGGTGGTAGCCCAGCTTCTGGCCCTGATGGACGGACTCCAGGCCAGAGGTCAGATAGTGGTCATAGCGGCGACAAACCTCCCAAACAGCATAGACCCGGCTCTGAGAAGGCCTGGTCGTTTCGACCGAGAGGTCCCGGTCCCAATCCCCGACAGGAAGGGCAGAGAGGAGATACTCCAGATACACACCAGAGGGATGCCTCTGGCCCGGGACGTCGACCTGACCAGAATCGCCGAGGTGACCCACGGCTTCGTAGGGGCAGACCTCGAGGTCCTCGCCAAAGAGGCGGCAATGGCGGCCCTCAGAGGGATAATGCCCTCTATGGACTTCGAGGATCCTCAGGTCCCTTACGACAGACTTAGGACCATGGAGATAGACATGAAGAACTTCTCTTCCGCACTACGAGAGGTCGAGCCTTCCGCCATAAGGGAGGTCTTCGTCGAGAGGCCCAACGTCACCTGGGACGACGTAGGAGGACTGGACGACGTGGCTATGGAGCTGAGGGAGGCGGTTCAGTGGCCCCTGGAGCACGGCGACGTCTTTCGTCGGTTTAGGATCTCTCCACCTAAGGGGATAATGATCCACGGCCCGTCGGGGACGGGAAAGACCCTTATGGTGAAGGCACTGGCCAGAGAGAGCGGAGCGAACTACATCTCCGTCAAAGGCCCGTCCCTGATGTCCCGCTACGTAGGCGAGAGCGAGAGGGCCATCAGGGAGGTTTTCAGAAAGGCAAAACAGGCGGCCCCGTCGCTGCTGTGCTTCGACGAGATAGAGTCGCTGGTCCCGGTGAGGGGAAAAGACGGAGGGGCCTCCTCCCAGTTTACCGATCGAGTCATAAGCCAGTTTCTCTCCGAGATGGGCGGCATGGAGGACATGGACGGAGTCATGGTTCTGGCGACCACAAACAGAATCGACCTGATAGACCCGGCGATGTTCAGCGCTGGCAGGTTCGATATGGTCATAGAACTGCCTCTGCCGGACCACGACGGCAGGAGGGCCATATTCCAGGTCAACTTAAGGGAAAAACCTCTGGCCCAGGACGTAGATCTAGGAGAGCTTGCCAAGGCCACCGAAGGGGCTACAGGCGGGGAGATATCCATGATCTGCCGTATGGCGGCCACCGACGCGGTGAGGGAGTATATCCGGGCGGGGGAGACCGGGCAGCCCACGGTGGAGATGAGACACTTCCGTAAAGTGCTGGCGTCCAGGGGCAGGAAAAATCCGGTGAAAGAACCTCAGTAAGACGAAAACAGGGAGAGGACCTCTAGAGATCCTCTCCCTGTTTTTTTGAAGTGAATCTCTAAAAACTCTGTTCCTCGGAGAGATCGTTCCGACGTAGCCCATTTGAGCCCGTATACTCGACCTGCCGTCGTGTAGTACGAATGGGGCGACAGGACGTCGCCCCAAGCCGAGGGGGCACAGGACGTGCCCTCCGAGGCGGTTCGTACGGAACAGGCAGGTCGAGTATACGATTGGGCGAAACAGGGCGTAGGCGGGACGGTCTCTCCGAGGGGACTCGAAGGTGAATTTTTAGAGATTCCCTAAAGGCTCTGGGACAACACCTGACCGAGCCTGCGGATTCCCTCTCTGATACGGTCCTCTCCTACGCCGGAGAAGTTCAACCTCATGTAGTTCTCGTGGCCCGGCTCGGCGAAGAAGGCCCCGCCGGGGACGAAGGCCACCTTGTGCTCCTCGACAGCTACCTTGAAGACCTCTCGTGCGTTGATCCCCTCAGGAAGCTCCACCCAGGCGAAAAGCCCTCCCGCCGGAGGATTGACCACCGCTCCCTCGGGGAAAAACTGGCCGATAGACTCCATCATCACCGACAGTCTCTTGCTGTAAACCTGGCAGATCCTCTCCACGTGAAGATCTAAGTCGAACATCTCCATATAGGCCACGATCTGGGCCTGATGGAGGGTGGACGAGCAAAGTATGTCGTTTTGCTTCATATCGGCGAACTTGGACAGAATCTCAGGCTCGGCGATCATCCACGCCACCCTCATGCCGGGACAGAAGATTTTCGAGAATGACCCCAGTGAGATAACGACCCCGGAGGTGTCGAAACTCTTTATGGACGGAGGGCATGGGCCATCGAAACGCAGCTCCCCGTAGGGGTTGTCCTCTATGGCCGGAACTCCGAATCTTCCTACAACCTCGGCGAAGGCCTTTCTCCTCTCGACCGACCAGTCTATGCCGGTGGGATTCTGGAAGTCCGGGTTGACGTAGACCAGCCGGACATCGTCAACTTCCTTAAGTTTTCTCTCTAAGTCCTCTATTACCATACCGTCTTTGTCTGTCTCGACACCTACGAATCTGGCTCCATAGGTTTTGAAGGCCCCTAGAGCCCCGAGATAGGTAGGGCTCTCGCAGAGAACCACCGACCCCTCGTCCAGGAAGACCTTCCCCGCCATATCCAGGGCCTGTTGAGAACCGTTGGTTATCAGCACCTCATCGGCCCTGGCGGGAGTCCGGTATTTCTCCGTCATCCTCTTTGCCACGATATCCCTGAGCCTTGGATCACCGTAGGCGGAGGAATACTGGAGAGCCCTCTCTCCCTCTCTGTCCAGGACCAAGGCGGTGGCCATCTTGACCTCCTCTATGGGGAACAGCTCAGGAGCGGGAAGACCGCCTGCCAGGGAAAGTATCTCCGGGTTAGAAAGGGCCTTGAGGATATCCCCTATATCGGACGTATCGCACCATTCGACTCTCTTTGAATATCTCATACATAACAACTCCCATCTGAAGCGGCACCCTAAGGGGCGATAAAAAATTGCGGGAATTATACTTCTTCAGGACGATTCTGTAAAGGGAACCTCTAAAAAACTCTGATCCTCGGAGAGACCGTTCCGACGTAGCCCATTTGAGCCCGTATAATCGACATGCCGTTGTGTGGCACGAATGGGACGACAGGACGTCTCCCCAAGCCGAGGGGGCACAGGACGTGCCCTCCGAGGCGGGACGGTCTCTCCGAGGGGACTCAAAGGTGTTTTTTTAAAGATCCCCTAAAGCGCAACCTCCGGTCCTTATCCTTCCTAGAAGCTCTCTGCCTTTATCTATCTGACGGGACACCTGTCTGAAACCAGTGCCTCCTGCTGTGTCCCTCCGGGCCACGGCGGCCTCTAGGTCAACCATCGGCAGCAGATCGTCTCCTGTCTCCTCCCCTAAAAATTCCCTGAACTGTTCCGCCGTGAGGTCGAAAAGGCTCATGCCCTCCCTGACGCACCAGCCGACCAGACTTCCCACCCTGTGGTGAGCCTCTCTGAATGGAATCCCTTTGGTGACAAGGTACTCCGCTACATCGGTGGCCAGAGCCATTCCGTCAGAAAAACTCTCCGCCGCCCTGTCGGCGTCCACCTCGACGGACTTTATGAGGGAGGGGAGTACGCCCATAACGTGGGACAACACGTCGAAGGTGGAAAAGAGCCCTCTTTTGTCCTCTTGAAGGTCCCGGTTGTAGGTCATAGGAAGGCCTTTGAGGGTTATGAGAAGGTCCACCATATGGCCTATTACCTGCCCTGTCCGACCTCTAACCAGCTCCAGGACGTCGGGGTTTTTCTTCTGAGGCATTATGCTAGAGCCTGTGCAGAACCCGTCGGGGAGCTTCACCCACCCGAACTCGGAGCTAAAGTAAATTATCAGATCCTCCGCCAACCTGCTACAGTGGACGGCGAACATGGAGGCGAAGCTGAGAACGTCGTAAATATAGTCCCTCTGGGCCACTCCGTCCATGCTGTTCTCGCACAATCTGGAGAAGCCGAGTATCTGGGAGGTGTATTCCCTGTCCAGAGGCAGAGTAGATCCAGCGAGAGCACCACAGCCTAGAGGGCACTCGTCGGAGCTATCTCTAGCGAACTCAAGCCGTTTCAGATCCCTCGAAAAGGCCTGAAAATGGGCCATCCAGAAGTGTCCCATGCTTATAGGTTGAGCCTGCTGTAGATGGGTATAGCCCGGAACTATGACCTCTCTGTGAGCCTCCGCCCTGTCAAGAAGGGCCTCCAACAGATCGCCTAGTCCCTCTTTGACCTCACACAGCTGATCTTTGACGTAGAGCCTCATGGTGGTTCCTACCTGATCGTTTCTGCTCCTGCCGGTATGGAGCCTCGCCCCAGCGTCACCGATCCTCTCGGTGAGCCGACTCTCCAGGTTCATATGAACGTCCTCGAGCTCTTTATCCGGGACGAACTCACCTCTATCTATCTCCTCCAGGATGGACTGAAACCCCTCCCTTATGGAGTCAAGCTCCTCCAGGGATATTAACCCCTGTTTCGCCAGCATCTCCCCGTGGGCGAGACTGCCTCTTATATCCCATTTAGCCAGACGCCAGTCCAGGTCAAGAGACTGGGAGAAATCCTGCACCCGCCTGTCGGTCTCCTGGGAAAAACGGCCCTTCCACATTAAAATCTCTCCTCTCAACTTAAAACCTCAAAAAGGGGACCTCGGAACGTCCGAGATCCCCCATAGAATAACACGAACCTGAATCAGCAGGACACCGACAGAGAGTGGGCCTTCTCCTGATCCTGTTTGTGGGTCTGCTTCCAGGTCTTAAGTGGCAGCCCCCATACCTTGATAAAGCCCACCGCTGCACCGTGATCGAAAGCGTCCTCTTCGGAATAGGTCGCCAGATCGTGGTTGTACACCGACTTAGCCGACTTGATTCCGGTCACAGTGGCCATTCCCTTGAATAGCTTCACCCTTACCGTACCGCTGACGGTCTCCTGGGTCTTGTCTATGAAGGCGTCTATAGCCTCCTTCAGAGGGGAGAACCAATATCCTGTGTAGGTCAACTCGGCGAACTGGACCTCCAGCTGCTTCTTCGTGGCGAGGACGTCTTTCGCCAAGGTCATGGTCTCCAGGGCCCTGTGGGCGGCGATCAACGTGATGGCGGCGGGGCACTCGTACACCTCACGGCTCTTAAATCCCACCAACCGATCCTCAAGCATATCTATCCGACCAACTCCGTGAGTCCCTGCGATAGACCGAAGCTTCAATATCAGAGAGACCCCATCCATCTGCTCGCCGTTTAAGGCCACAGGTATGCCTTTTTCGAAGGTTATCTCGACGTTTTCCGCCACGTTCGGGGCTGCCTCCTGAGAAACGGAGATCGTGAAAGCGTCTTCAGGGCATTCGTTCCAGGGATCCTCCAGGGCTCCACACTCTATGGCCCGTCCCCAGAGGTTTTCGTCTATGCTGTACGGCGACTCTATAGAGGCCCCTACCTCTATATCGTGCTCTTTGGCGTACTCTATCTCCGCCTCCCGGCTGAATCGCCAATCCCGTACCGGAGCTACTACCTCAAGCTCAGGGTTGAGGGCCCCTATTGCGACCTCGAAACGGACCTGGTCCTGTCCTTTTCCGGTACAACCGTGGGCGACCGCCACAGCTCCCTCGTTCTTTGCGACCCAAGCCAGATGTTCGGATATGAGAGGTCGGGAGAGGGCGGAGCTCAGAGGATAGGTCCCCTGGTACATTCCGTTGGCCTTCAGCGCCGGCCAAACGTACTCCTGGACAAACTGTTTTTTAAGGTCCATGACGTAGGCCGCTACCGCCCCGGTCTTGAGGGCCTTGGCCTTCTTCTCCTCCAGGTTCACCGATTGGCCTACGTCGGCGGTCAGAGTGACCACGTCGTAGCCTTTCTCCATAAGCCAGCAAACCGCCACCGACGTGTCCAACCCACCGCTGTAGGCGAGGACGATCTTTCCCTTCTTCTCCATACTCGACGACCTCCTATATAAACTCACATTCTCTTTATCCCAATCCGTAAACTTTAGTTGCCTATTATATATAAAACCTCCTGCATGTCAAGACCTAAAATGGACAAAACCGGGGGTGGGATAATAAAAAAACTATTCGCTCATTTTACTCCTGAACTGGAGGCACTATAATGAAAAATAGATAGACACTCAAAGAAGGAAGGCGATTAACGTGAGTACAGTCTGGGAAGATAACTACAGTTACACCGCTCGCAACGTGAGGCCCTCGCCGGTTCGGGAAATGTTGTCGGTCATAAAGCAGCCCGGCATGATCTCCTTCGCAGGGGGAATGCCCGCACCGGAGGTCTTTCCGGTGGACAAGTTCTACGAGGGAGCCCACGTCCTCAAAGACGACGGCAAAAACCTCCTACAGTACGGGACCACAGAGGGATACCCGCCACTGAAGGAGTTTCTGGCCTCCTTTACCGCCGAGAGGATGGGACGGACCGTCAGCAATGACGAGATGCTCCTGACCACCGGATCCCAACAGGCTCTAGAGCTCTTCGCCTCCGCTATGATAGACAGAGGGGATTTCGTGGTGACGGAAAACCCGTCCTACCTGGCGGCTCTCACCACCTTCTACAACCACGGAGCCCAGTTTCTCGGAATACCTACCGACCAGGACGGCATGAAGGTCGACCTTCTGCCCGCAGTTATAGAGAAAGCTCGCTCCGAGGGCAAAAAGGTAAAGTTCATATACACGATAGTGAACTTCCATAACCCCGGCGGAGCCACCATGAGCCTGGAGAGACGTAAAAAACTGGTGGAGATATCCCACCGCTACGATATCCCTATCTTCGAGGACGACCCCTACGGCTACGTGAGATACGAGGGAGAGCACCTGCCGTCGATCTTCTCCTTCGACGACAAAGGGGGGACCCTCTACGCTGGATCTTTCTCCAAGATACTGGCCCCAGGATCCCGAATAGGCTGGGTCACCGGAAGCCAAGAGATAATACGGAAGATGGTGGTGTTCAAGCAGGCGGCGGACCTGTGCTCCAGCCCTATCTGCCAGTCCCTTGTCTACGAATACTGCCGGAAGGGATACCTGGAGGAGCACCTTCCGGTCATAATCGACAACTATCGCCCTAAGAGGGACAAAATGGAGGAGGCCCTTCGTAAATACCTGGCCCCTTACGGCATAACCTGGGTGAAGCCCGAAGGGGGTTTCTTCTTTTGGCTCGATATGCCGGGGATAGACTGCCGTGACCTGTTCAAGAGGGCGGTGGAGAAGAAGGTCGCCTTCGTCGTAGGAACCCCTTTCTGCGTCGACGAGGCGGCGGGAATCGACAAGGCCAGGCTTAACTTCACCTTCGTCCAGCCCGATGTCATAGAGGAGGGAATAAGCCGCCTCGGCCAGGCTATCGCCGAGATGAAGTCCTAAAGGTATGGCGCAACGGGGACAATAACGATACAATCGAACAGAACACCTGAAGAGGTCTGCCGTCAGGCAGACCTCTTCGTCGAGGAGCAGACCAGCAAAGAGGAGGAGTATCTATGTCCGATATAGTCAAGTCACTGTTAAGCACCGCCGCAGGGAGGATAAAACCCTCTCCTATCAGGGAGATGTTTCACCTAATCAGGAAGCCTGGGATGATATCCTTCGCCGGTGGAATGCCCGACCCAGACATATTCCCGGTAGAACAGTTCCATCTAGGAGCGGACATTTTGCTTGAGGAGGGAAGGGACGTACTCCAGTACGGCGTCACCGAGGGATACGCTCCTCTCAAGGATTTTCTTTCCCGATGGACCGCCCCTAAGATGGGAAAAGAGCCCTCTATGGACGAGATCCTGATAACCTCGGGCTCCAGCCAGGTCGCCGACCTCATGACCCGAGCTCTACTGGACCCTGGGGACTGGATAGTCTGCGAAGAGACATCCTTCCTCGGAAACACCATCAACATGTACAACCAGGGAGCAAACTTCCTCACAGTTCCATGCGACGAAGATGGCATGGTGGTGGAACAGCTACCGGAGAAGCTCTCCCAGGCCAAGTCGGAGGGCAAAAAGGTCAAGT
The uncultured Dethiosulfovibrio sp. genome window above contains:
- a CDS encoding PLP-dependent aminotransferase family protein, with translation MRYSKRVEWCDTSDIGDILKALSNPEILSLAGGLPAPELFPIEEVKMATALVLDREGERALQYSSAYGDPRLRDIVAKRMTEKYRTPARADEVLITNGSQQALDMAGKVFLDEGSVVLCESPTYLGALGAFKTYGARFVGVETDKDGMVIEDLERKLKEVDDVRLVYVNPDFQNPTGIDWSVERRKAFAEVVGRFGVPAIEDNPYGELRFDGPCPPSIKSFDTSGVVISLGSFSKIFCPGMRVAWMIAEPEILSKFADMKQNDILCSSTLHQAQIVAYMEMFDLDLHVERICQVYSKRLSVMMESIGQFFPEGAVVNPPAGGLFAWVELPEGINAREVFKVAVEEHKVAFVPGGAFFAEPGHENYMRLNFSGVGEDRIREGIRRLGQVLSQSL
- a CDS encoding PLP-dependent aminotransferase family protein, with the protein product MSTVWEDNYSYTARNVRPSPVREMLSVIKQPGMISFAGGMPAPEVFPVDKFYEGAHVLKDDGKNLLQYGTTEGYPPLKEFLASFTAERMGRTVSNDEMLLTTGSQQALELFASAMIDRGDFVVTENPSYLAALTTFYNHGAQFLGIPTDQDGMKVDLLPAVIEKARSEGKKVKFIYTIVNFHNPGGATMSLERRKKLVEISHRYDIPIFEDDPYGYVRYEGEHLPSIFSFDDKGGTLYAGSFSKILAPGSRIGWVTGSQEIIRKMVVFKQAADLCSSPICQSLVYEYCRKGYLEEHLPVIIDNYRPKRDKMEEALRKYLAPYGITWVKPEGGFFFWLDMPGIDCRDLFKRAVEKKVAFVVGTPFCVDEAAGIDKARLNFTFVQPDVIEEGISRLGQAIAEMKS
- a CDS encoding CDC48 family AAA ATPase; protein product: MLQVKDGSKKDIGRGIVRMDPADMGRLGFSDGEIVEIKGTRRTPVRLLATDHDNCGQEALFMDNLTRGNAGLSLDDRVSVHKVQVDFAMEVTIKPMTTMHLLEKDLDPKPLKDKIGGLPVIKGDRIRLSLGGGRDCDFQIVSTKPGGSVMLGPATELTVEKRTAGDRNEGIKYKDIGGLSGQLSRIREMIELPLRFPQAFLRLGVEPPKGVLLYGPPGTGKTVIAKAVANETEAWFTHISGPEIIGKYYGESEQRLRQVFEEAQAHAPSIIFIDEIDAIAPKREEMGGEKQVERRVVAQLLALMDGLQARGQIVVIAATNLPNSIDPALRRPGRFDREVPVPIPDRKGREEILQIHTRGMPLARDVDLTRIAEVTHGFVGADLEVLAKEAAMAALRGIMPSMDFEDPQVPYDRLRTMEIDMKNFSSALREVEPSAIREVFVERPNVTWDDVGGLDDVAMELREAVQWPLEHGDVFRRFRISPPKGIMIHGPSGTGKTLMVKALARESGANYISVKGPSLMSRYVGESERAIREVFRKAKQAAPSLLCFDEIESLVPVRGKDGGASSQFTDRVISQFLSEMGGMEDMDGVMVLATTNRIDLIDPAMFSAGRFDMVIELPLPDHDGRRAIFQVNLREKPLAQDVDLGELAKATEGATGGEISMICRMAATDAVREYIRAGETGQPTVEMRHFRKVLASRGRKNPVKEPQ
- the argH gene encoding argininosuccinate lyase; this encodes MWKGRFSQETDRRVQDFSQSLDLDWRLAKWDIRGSLAHGEMLAKQGLISLEELDSIREGFQSILEEIDRGEFVPDKELEDVHMNLESRLTERIGDAGARLHTGRSRNDQVGTTMRLYVKDQLCEVKEGLGDLLEALLDRAEAHREVIVPGYTHLQQAQPISMGHFWMAHFQAFSRDLKRLEFARDSSDECPLGCGALAGSTLPLDREYTSQILGFSRLCENSMDGVAQRDYIYDVLSFASMFAVHCSRLAEDLIIYFSSEFGWVKLPDGFCTGSSIMPQKKNPDVLELVRGRTGQVIGHMVDLLITLKGLPMTYNRDLQEDKRGLFSTFDVLSHVMGVLPSLIKSVEVDADRAAESFSDGMALATDVAEYLVTKGIPFREAHHRVGSLVGWCVREGMSLFDLTAEQFREFLGEETGDDLLPMVDLEAAVARRDTAGGTGFRQVSRQIDKGRELLGRIRTGGCALGDL
- a CDS encoding argininosuccinate synthase, coding for MEKKGKIVLAYSGGLDTSVAVCWLMEKGYDVVTLTADVGQSVNLEEKKAKALKTGAVAAYVMDLKKQFVQEYVWPALKANGMYQGTYPLSSALSRPLISEHLAWVAKNEGAVAVAHGCTGKGQDQVRFEVAIGALNPELEVVAPVRDWRFSREAEIEYAKEHDIEVGASIESPYSIDENLWGRAIECGALEDPWNECPEDAFTISVSQEAAPNVAENVEITFEKGIPVALNGEQMDGVSLILKLRSIAGTHGVGRIDMLEDRLVGFKSREVYECPAAITLIAAHRALETMTLAKDVLATKKQLEVQFAELTYTGYWFSPLKEAIDAFIDKTQETVSGTVRVKLFKGMATVTGIKSAKSVYNHDLATYSEEDAFDHGAAVGFIKVWGLPLKTWKQTHKQDQEKAHSLSVSC